In Deltaproteobacteria bacterium, one genomic interval encodes:
- a CDS encoding Lrp/AsnC family transcriptional regulator, with protein sequence MMEKRIDATDMRIIRLLQQNGRMSNTDIAKKAGISETTVRYRLQRLTKEEFIQIVAMVNPLKLGFGIEGSIRIKADIKAIHKIAEKLKAIDSLYFVARSMGVYDFETEYYVKSSTELKTLIDTINAIEGVLDTEVSTVLDYVKERYDFGEIGEG encoded by the coding sequence ATGATGGAAAAACGAATCGACGCCACAGACATGAGAATCATCCGCCTGCTGCAGCAGAACGGGCGCATGTCCAACACGGACATCGCCAAAAAAGCGGGTATTTCCGAAACCACCGTTCGCTACCGCCTGCAAAGGCTCACCAAGGAAGAATTCATCCAAATCGTGGCCATGGTCAACCCCTTGAAGCTGGGGTTCGGTATCGAAGGCAGCATTCGCATCAAGGCAGACATCAAAGCCATCCACAAGATCGCCGAAAAGCTCAAAGCCATCGATTCCCTCTACTTTGTCGCCCGCAGCATGGGCGTGTATGACTTCGAAACCGAATACTACGTCAAATCGTCGACCGAATTGAAGACGTTGATCGACACCATCAACGCCATCGAAGGCGTCTTGGACACCGAGGTTTCCACCGTCCTGGACTATGTCAAGGAGCGTTATGACTTCGGGGAGATAGGTGAGGGATAG
- a CDS encoding saccharopine dehydrogenase NADP-binding domain-containing protein, whose translation MKKLLLLGAGAQGSTVAKRMNEEPNVAEIVCADYDVAAVKEMERTLQKATALELDATRVENIVRAARGVDLIVNALPIVLSPNALQAALEAEVSYQDFAAAEFENLAFDKGIELLLTEWSDKFEARGLSALMSTGSAPGLANVITRETVEKMDTCDTIQIHVYEGVWAKRFLPFWWSPEVALGDMSCPAYCYEDGRIKETEPFSHEMWMKFRGIDRQIRMVEHAHDEPVTMGLLADKYLKGARNIYFKYGGFGVDFAEPLYRMGLLSSKPVDVKGTTIVPMDLALALTPPAPKYPEEIKAILDEGLEAEEGAFLIRVDGAKDGKPVRIDNYVNAPGVAEAFEKAGLTAETYLTGQCGALFTKMFVNDKIHQKGLFPPEVLDDQQRAYYLREAAKLDITVDRIVEERLQ comes from the coding sequence ATGAAAAAATTGTTATTGCTCGGGGCCGGCGCACAGGGCAGCACCGTAGCCAAGCGGATGAACGAAGAGCCCAATGTGGCTGAGATTGTCTGCGCGGACTACGACGTGGCGGCTGTGAAGGAAATGGAGCGCACCTTGCAAAAGGCCACGGCGCTCGAGCTGGATGCCACCAGGGTTGAAAACATCGTCCGGGCAGCACGGGGCGTTGACCTGATCGTTAACGCCCTGCCCATCGTCCTGTCGCCCAATGCGTTGCAGGCCGCTCTGGAAGCTGAGGTAAGCTACCAGGATTTTGCCGCGGCCGAATTCGAGAACCTTGCTTTTGACAAAGGCATCGAACTGCTGCTCACCGAGTGGAGTGACAAATTCGAGGCCAGGGGATTGTCGGCCCTGATGAGTACCGGATCAGCTCCGGGTCTGGCCAATGTCATCACACGGGAAACCGTGGAAAAAATGGACACCTGCGACACCATCCAGATCCATGTATACGAAGGGGTCTGGGCCAAGCGCTTCTTGCCTTTCTGGTGGTCCCCTGAAGTTGCCTTAGGCGATATGAGCTGCCCGGCCTACTGCTACGAGGACGGGCGGATCAAGGAGACGGAACCCTTCAGCCATGAAATGTGGATGAAATTCAGAGGCATCGACCGACAAATCCGCATGGTGGAACACGCCCACGACGAACCGGTCACCATGGGGCTGTTGGCCGACAAATACCTCAAGGGCGCCCGGAACATCTACTTCAAGTATGGCGGCTTTGGCGTCGATTTTGCCGAACCCCTTTACCGCATGGGGCTGCTCTCCAGCAAGCCGGTGGATGTCAAGGGCACGACCATCGTGCCCATGGATCTGGCCCTTGCGCTGACGCCCCCGGCACCCAAATATCCCGAAGAGATCAAAGCCATTCTTGACGAAGGCTTGGAGGCCGAAGAAGGCGCCTTCCTGATTCGAGTAGACGGAGCCAAAGATGGCAAGCCGGTGCGGATAGACAATTACGTCAATGCGCCCGGGGTGGCCGAAGCTTTCGAAAAGGCGGGTTTAACAGCCGAAACCTATCTGACCGGCCAGTGCGGAGCGCTGTTCACCAAGATGTTCGTGAACGACAAAATCCATCAGAAAGGGTTGTTCCCGCCCGAAGTGCTTGACGACCAACAGCGCGCTTACTACCTCAGGGAGGCGGCTAAGCTGGATATTACCGTGGATCGGATCGTGGAAGAGCGCCTGCAATAA
- a CDS encoding ATP-binding cassette domain-containing protein has translation MATNHILRIENLKKYFSLRSGLLSRLAGREGSYIRAVDNISFHVGRGEILGFVGESGCGKSTMSRTILKLVEPTGGKIYFDDTRVDALGKSSFKPYRRKMQMIFQDPFGSLNPRRTVSETLRQTIRIHSLANGKAAEDELITRTLAEVGLHPVDEYWDKYPALLSGGQLQRVSIGRVLILQPKLVIADESVSMLDVSVRIGILDLILKMRDKYGISFIYITHDLITARYVCDRIAIMYLGKILEVGPTETIINHPCHPYTRALISAVPVPDPTAKTRELPIRGYVPIMPEDTIGCCSFEPRCLERSKLCRTGQPKMVQVGDGHFASCSLIEGRDSGAWPAKR, from the coding sequence ATGGCTACCAATCATATTTTAAGAATAGAAAACCTGAAAAAGTATTTTTCCCTGAGAAGCGGATTGCTGTCCAGGCTGGCCGGCAGGGAGGGTTCATATATCAGGGCGGTGGACAATATCAGCTTTCACGTGGGCCGGGGCGAGATCCTGGGTTTCGTGGGGGAGAGCGGTTGCGGCAAGTCCACCATGAGCCGCACGATTCTGAAGCTTGTCGAACCCACTGGGGGAAAAATATATTTCGACGACACCCGGGTGGATGCTCTGGGAAAAAGCAGCTTTAAACCGTATCGCCGAAAAATGCAGATGATTTTTCAGGACCCTTTCGGTTCCCTGAATCCCCGGCGAACCGTTTCGGAAACCCTGCGGCAGACCATCCGGATTCACAGTCTGGCAAACGGCAAGGCCGCCGAAGACGAGCTCATTACCCGGACTCTTGCGGAAGTGGGCCTTCATCCGGTGGACGAGTACTGGGACAAGTATCCGGCGCTTTTAAGTGGTGGACAGCTGCAGCGTGTGAGCATCGGACGGGTGCTGATCCTGCAGCCCAAGCTGGTGATTGCCGACGAGTCCGTATCCATGCTGGATGTGTCGGTCAGAATCGGCATTCTGGATCTTATTCTGAAAATGCGGGACAAATATGGCATTTCCTTTATCTATATTACCCACGATTTGATCACGGCACGCTATGTTTGTGACAGGATTGCCATCATGTATCTGGGAAAAATCCTGGAAGTCGGGCCCACGGAGACGATCATCAACCACCCGTGTCATCCGTATACAAGGGCTCTGATCTCGGCGGTCCCCGTGCCCGACCCGACGGCCAAGACACGCGAGCTTCCCATCCGTGGGTATGTGCCTATCATGCCGGAGGACACCATCGGCTGCTGCAGCTTCGAACCCCGCTGTTTGGAACGCAGCAAGTTGTGCCGAACCGGCCAACCGAAAATGGTGCAGGTAGGTGACGGCCATTTTGCCTCATGCTCCTTGATTGAAGGGCGTGACAGTGGCGCATGGCCTGCAAAACGATAG
- a CDS encoding ABC transporter ATP-binding protein: protein MALIDVQDLKIQFLTFRGPAKAVDGVSLQIEKNQTLGLIGESGCGKTTMAMAIMRFVKPPGRIVGGKILFNGSDIVSMNDEKIRRLRGKHIAIVRQEAQNALNPVMTIGRQITELIVEHEPVTKKAALARARNQLNLVGINEKRVDSYPHEFSGGMKQRAMVAIATACNPKLLILDEPTTGLDVIVQRQILSMLNNLKQELHLTSVFISHDLSVVAETCDRVAVMYAGKLMEEADTVELYQRPMHPYSQALIGAYPSLKGEKKRLKSIPGAPPRLIDPPDGCRFAPRCNHAMDVCSEAEPEAREMAGRRVACHLIE, encoded by the coding sequence ATGGCGTTAATCGATGTACAGGATTTAAAAATCCAGTTTTTAACGTTCCGCGGGCCGGCCAAAGCGGTTGACGGGGTCAGTCTACAGATCGAAAAGAACCAAACCCTGGGTCTCATCGGAGAGTCCGGCTGCGGCAAGACAACCATGGCTATGGCCATCATGCGTTTTGTCAAACCGCCCGGGCGCATTGTTGGAGGAAAAATCCTTTTCAACGGGTCTGATATCGTCAGCATGAACGACGAAAAGATCCGGCGGCTTCGCGGAAAACACATCGCCATTGTCAGGCAGGAAGCCCAAAACGCCCTGAATCCGGTGATGACCATCGGCCGGCAGATTACGGAGCTGATCGTGGAACATGAGCCGGTCACGAAGAAAGCGGCTCTGGCAAGAGCCCGGAACCAGCTTAACCTGGTGGGCATCAATGAAAAAAGGGTCGACAGCTATCCCCATGAATTCAGCGGCGGCATGAAACAACGGGCCATGGTGGCCATTGCAACGGCCTGCAATCCCAAACTGTTGATATTGGACGAGCCCACCACCGGTCTGGATGTAATCGTGCAGCGGCAAATATTGAGTATGCTCAATAACCTCAAACAGGAGTTGCACCTGACATCGGTGTTTATCTCCCACGACCTTTCCGTGGTGGCGGAAACCTGTGACAGGGTTGCGGTCATGTATGCCGGCAAACTTATGGAAGAGGCCGACACCGTTGAGTTGTACCAGCGGCCCATGCACCCCTACAGCCAGGCGCTGATCGGCGCTTATCCCAGTTTGAAGGGTGAAAAGAAGCGGTTGAAAAGCATTCCCGGCGCGCCTCCCCGGTTGATCGACCCGCCGGACGGATGCCGTTTTGCACCGCGCTGCAACCATGCCATGGACGTGTGCAGTGAAGCCGAACCTGAAGCAAGGGAGATGGCGGGCCGGCGCGTGGCGTGTCATTTGATAGAATAA
- a CDS encoding ABC transporter permease, translating to MNQLTIKLEKLRIFFKLLFSHRMGLAGFVVISIFLFMAVFASFLGTVDPARTGAVEDILQSPSPNFWFGTDDLARDIWSQTIFGSRISLTVGFVAALITVVSGTLVGLIAGFYGRILEEVLMRIVDFFMMLPELPLMIVLAAVLGPSMWNIILVVSLVSWPTTARVVRSQVLSLKERPFVEASRCIGAGSMRLMFGEILPNVVPLMFAQAVIMITEAIYAEAVLSFLGLGDPTSISWGMMLHYAFESGVIARSMWWVLPPIVSIVALIVSFSLLGTAVSDVLEPGYKEKKGF from the coding sequence ATGAATCAGTTGACTATTAAACTTGAAAAACTGAGAATATTTTTCAAACTCCTTTTCAGCCACAGGATGGGACTGGCAGGATTTGTCGTTATTTCGATATTTTTGTTCATGGCGGTCTTTGCGTCTTTTCTGGGAACGGTCGACCCCGCGCGAACCGGTGCTGTCGAAGACATTCTTCAGTCGCCCTCCCCGAATTTTTGGTTCGGGACCGACGATCTGGCTAGGGATATCTGGAGCCAGACCATTTTCGGCTCCAGGATTTCACTGACCGTCGGGTTTGTGGCCGCCCTTATCACGGTGGTGTCCGGTACGCTGGTGGGTCTGATTGCCGGATTTTATGGCAGGATACTGGAAGAAGTGCTCATGCGCATCGTGGATTTTTTCATGATGCTGCCGGAGCTGCCCCTGATGATCGTTCTGGCGGCTGTTCTGGGACCCAGCATGTGGAATATCATCCTGGTTGTAAGCTTGGTGAGCTGGCCTACCACGGCACGTGTCGTTCGATCCCAGGTCCTTTCGCTCAAGGAGAGGCCCTTTGTGGAGGCATCTCGGTGCATCGGGGCCGGCAGCATGCGTCTGATGTTTGGTGAGATTCTGCCCAATGTGGTTCCCCTGATGTTTGCCCAGGCGGTGATCATGATCACCGAAGCCATATACGCCGAAGCGGTTTTGAGCTTCCTCGGTCTGGGCGACCCCACCAGCATCAGTTGGGGCATGATGCTGCACTATGCCTTCGAATCCGGCGTAATTGCCCGTTCCATGTGGTGGGTGCTGCCGCCCATCGTCAGCATCGTGGCCCTTATCGTGAGCTTCAGTCTTCTCGGAACAGCGGTCAGCGATGTCCTGGAGCCCGGCTATAAAGAGAAAAAAGGATTCTAA
- a CDS encoding ABC transporter permease, with the protein MGLKGFILRKVVAACLTIVAIVCVNFVIFRMAPGDPVRIMFRDPRVSAEKLEEMKQTFGLDKPLSGQFVAYVKGMARGDLGQSFSHRRPVLEVIAAKIPATLLLVVTALIIAVFLGVALGALSGWKSGTRLDTFILTASLTMYSIPTFALGIILLLVFAYHIAIFPLGGIATPASLYEGAELVWDVLWHLFLPALSIVIWYVGEYVLLTRSSMIEVMGQEYITTAYSKGLKKFRILKNHALRNALLPVVTITGVNLGFAVAGVIEAETVFSWPGVGRLVYDAVSHRDYPLLQGVFLLFAFSVVLANLVIDLIYGYIDPRIKVSG; encoded by the coding sequence TTGGGGTTAAAAGGATTCATTCTCCGCAAAGTCGTGGCGGCCTGCCTGACCATCGTCGCCATCGTGTGCGTCAACTTCGTCATCTTCAGAATGGCCCCCGGAGACCCGGTGCGAATAATGTTCCGGGACCCCCGGGTCAGCGCTGAAAAGCTGGAGGAGATGAAGCAGACCTTCGGTTTGGACAAACCGTTGAGCGGCCAGTTCGTGGCCTACGTCAAGGGGATGGCCCGGGGGGATCTGGGGCAGTCATTTTCACACCGGCGGCCCGTATTGGAGGTGATCGCCGCCAAAATTCCGGCCACCCTGCTGTTGGTGGTCACAGCCCTGATAATCGCTGTTTTTCTGGGTGTGGCTCTAGGGGCGTTGTCCGGTTGGAAAAGCGGGACGAGACTGGACACGTTTATCCTGACAGCGTCGCTGACCATGTATTCGATCCCTACCTTTGCATTGGGAATCATACTGCTGCTGGTGTTTGCTTATCACATCGCCATCTTCCCGCTGGGCGGTATCGCTACACCGGCGTCGCTGTATGAAGGCGCCGAGCTGGTGTGGGACGTTCTATGGCATTTGTTCCTGCCGGCCCTTTCCATCGTGATCTGGTATGTGGGAGAATACGTATTGCTCACCCGAAGCTCGATGATCGAAGTCATGGGCCAGGAGTACATTACCACGGCCTACTCCAAGGGACTCAAAAAATTCAGAATTCTGAAAAATCATGCGCTGCGAAATGCCTTGCTGCCGGTGGTGACCATCACAGGTGTCAACCTGGGGTTTGCCGTGGCCGGTGTCATCGAGGCCGAGACAGTTTTCTCTTGGCCGGGTGTGGGGCGGCTGGTGTATGACGCCGTATCGCATCGCGATTATCCATTGCTGCAGGGCGTATTCCTGCTGTTTGCCTTTTCCGTGGTTCTGGCCAATCTGGTGATCGATCTGATTTACGGATACATCGACCCCCGGATCAAGGTGAGCGGATAG
- a CDS encoding peptide ABC transporter substrate-binding protein: MVERLRNGSWAAVCLIGICLLLFAFSSNVHAKKYRLSVGFTAEEALENLQMGEAMQYTEMGAVFWPLVYDQLWIMGPAPDYDPLPMIVERWETDDYQTWRFYLVKNAKFHDGKPVTARDVAFTLWYLPKSNPAWDYPDNDIEDKTSIKIIDDYTLEFTLAAKWPGKYPPASWMPVLPEHIWKSHKRKLGKFENKKCIGSGPFKLKKFKGGEYIWMVKNEKYWGHVPAVDEVVFKSYGSQDAISMAMKKGDIEFIGYNGAPSVSYEDYKKADNIDVKISPGIALLWFSFNLHKENAIQDKLVRQAIMYAIDRDRMIQMVYLGHAKPAYSFIYPEMDTYNPDLPKYTHNADKARQMLEQAGYVDADGDGYRTDKKTGKTMSFDFLVPSAWPDEVKLAKVVKEQLKDIGIEIKLKVVDLDTYYQFIYTPTDDQFDISVSSEEPGPNGSWIWEFVRGYNHGGSGWNQSYYDNPEFDKTLDAMNSEVDPQKRKALTFKLQEIVAEDLPYALLIRADMIDPYRTDKFEGHVACMGGFSSWINAWTYFKIRPKK, from the coding sequence ATGGTGGAAAGACTGCGGAATGGATCGTGGGCGGCAGTATGTCTAATCGGCATCTGTTTATTGCTGTTCGCCTTTTCTTCAAATGTGCATGCAAAAAAATACCGGCTCAGCGTAGGTTTTACGGCTGAAGAAGCGCTTGAGAACCTTCAGATGGGCGAAGCCATGCAGTACACCGAGATGGGAGCCGTTTTCTGGCCGCTGGTTTACGACCAGCTCTGGATCATGGGGCCGGCACCCGATTATGATCCCCTGCCCATGATCGTCGAACGCTGGGAGACGGATGACTATCAGACCTGGCGATTCTACCTGGTGAAGAATGCCAAATTTCATGACGGTAAACCGGTGACCGCCAGGGACGTGGCTTTTACTTTGTGGTACCTGCCAAAATCCAACCCGGCCTGGGATTACCCGGACAATGATATCGAAGATAAAACGTCGATTAAGATCATCGATGACTACACGCTTGAGTTCACCCTTGCGGCCAAGTGGCCCGGCAAGTACCCACCGGCTTCGTGGATGCCGGTGCTGCCGGAACACATCTGGAAATCCCACAAGAGAAAACTGGGCAAATTCGAAAACAAAAAATGCATCGGTTCCGGGCCTTTCAAGCTGAAAAAATTCAAGGGCGGTGAGTACATATGGATGGTCAAGAACGAAAAGTACTGGGGGCACGTCCCGGCTGTGGATGAAGTGGTTTTCAAAAGCTACGGCAGTCAGGATGCCATCAGCATGGCCATGAAAAAAGGTGATATCGAATTTATCGGCTACAATGGTGCGCCTTCGGTATCCTATGAAGATTATAAAAAGGCCGATAATATCGATGTGAAAATATCCCCGGGCATTGCCCTGCTGTGGTTTTCCTTTAATCTTCACAAGGAAAACGCTATCCAGGACAAACTGGTGCGGCAGGCAATCATGTACGCCATCGACCGCGACCGCATGATCCAGATGGTGTACCTGGGGCATGCCAAGCCGGCTTACAGCTTCATTTATCCTGAAATGGACACCTATAATCCCGACCTTCCCAAGTATACACACAACGCCGACAAGGCCCGCCAGATGTTGGAACAGGCCGGCTATGTGGATGCCGACGGCGACGGTTACCGTACGGATAAAAAGACCGGAAAAACCATGTCTTTCGACTTTTTGGTTCCATCTGCCTGGCCGGACGAGGTCAAGCTGGCCAAGGTGGTCAAGGAGCAGCTCAAGGACATCGGTATCGAAATCAAACTGAAGGTAGTCGATCTGGATACCTATTACCAGTTCATCTACACCCCCACCGACGACCAGTTCGACATATCCGTGTCCAGCGAAGAGCCCGGCCCCAACGGTTCCTGGATCTGGGAGTTCGTCAGGGGCTACAACCATGGGGGCTCGGGGTGGAATCAGTCCTATTACGACAATCCCGAGTTCGACAAGACCCTCGACGCCATGAATTCGGAGGTCGATCCGCAAAAGCGGAAGGCGCTGACCTTCAAGCTTCAGGAAATCGTCGCCGAGGACCTTCCCTATGCCTTGCTGATTAGAGCGGACATGATCGATCCTTACCGCACAGACAAGTTCGAAGGCCATGTGGCCTGCATGGGCGGCTTTTCGTCGTGGATCAACGCCTGGACCTATTTCAAGATCCGACCGAAAAAGTAG
- a CDS encoding Lrp/AsnC family transcriptional regulator, translating to MGKTDKNNGRLDRLDCKLVRLLQKDGRMSNTAIAQKLGTSEATVRTRLKRILDSGIIRVVAVGNPINLGFEVCGNLKIRIDLKKTDHVTGELAKIDELIWIALTTGGADIDVDFAVRSMKELQDLIFHKISKIDGVLSTETSLMVDLIKEKNDYGTAWD from the coding sequence ATGGGAAAAACCGACAAAAACAATGGCCGGCTTGATCGTCTGGACTGCAAGCTGGTACGGCTTCTCCAGAAGGACGGACGCATGTCCAACACTGCCATCGCACAGAAATTGGGCACCTCGGAAGCTACCGTGAGAACGCGTCTCAAACGCATTTTGGACAGCGGCATTATCCGGGTCGTGGCGGTGGGCAACCCCATTAACTTGGGATTCGAGGTTTGCGGCAATCTGAAAATCCGCATCGATCTGAAAAAAACCGATCACGTTACCGGCGAGTTGGCAAAGATCGACGAACTGATCTGGATCGCATTGACCACGGGCGGAGCCGATATCGATGTGGATTTTGCTGTGCGCTCCATGAAGGAGCTGCAGGATCTGATTTTTCACAAGATAAGCAAAATCGACGGGGTGTTGTCCACGGAAACGTCCCTAATGGTGGACCTGATAAAAGAAAAAAACGATTACGGCACGGCCTGGGACTAA
- a CDS encoding amidohydrolase, whose amino-acid sequence MKNQFNDIGKSTAHRAFINGRIYTLDRKQPWAESVAVRDGRITFVGSSSALEETVGPETEVVDLDGKMMLPGFIDSHAHVSWTTNEAASLEMFHLDSLEAYLEAVGNFAADHPEHDVIYGAGWHNNLFPPSGPVKEDLDTIVPDRPVCLTSEDGHFSWVNSKTIARAGITRETPNPAGGVIERDPGTGEPSGTFRETARDLVQNVLPPFTVDQLKGSIRNFMQEAARVGITSVHDPLLILPEAAGQLNGFGAVRNNIQAYAELARDGELTLRVRGTVLTDPTLDAGQVRAITSACNRNADPLFQVAGIKVFVDGVVEGGTAYLLEPYAHMPESRGEPLWTQEGLNLLFEEADRDRLQIHIHAIGDAAIRMSLDALEYARKKNGSLHSRHLITHLQLLDRADIARMAALKVIGVPQPFWHVKGSYFYDLEVAYLGEGRALREYPMKSLSDAGILLAGASDYPVQVPSPPLLGIALGVTRCEPGETDPEEILGPEERMSVEEMIACFTINGARANFMENETGSIEVGKKADMVVLENNLFDIPAGTIPETRVLMTVFEGRTVHRAASI is encoded by the coding sequence ATGAAAAACCAGTTTAACGACATCGGCAAGTCCACGGCGCACAGGGCATTTATCAATGGTCGTATCTACACGCTCGACCGGAAACAACCCTGGGCGGAATCCGTTGCGGTGAGGGATGGAAGGATTACCTTTGTCGGCAGTTCCTCGGCGTTGGAAGAGACCGTCGGACCTGAAACCGAGGTAGTCGACCTGGACGGGAAGATGATGTTGCCGGGGTTTATCGACAGCCATGCGCATGTCTCCTGGACCACCAACGAGGCCGCCAGTCTGGAGATGTTTCACCTGGATTCATTGGAAGCCTATCTCGAGGCCGTCGGAAATTTTGCCGCCGACCATCCGGAGCACGACGTCATCTACGGCGCTGGATGGCACAACAACCTTTTTCCGCCGTCCGGACCCGTCAAGGAGGACCTGGACACCATTGTTCCGGACCGACCGGTTTGTCTGACGTCCGAAGACGGCCATTTTTCCTGGGTAAATTCCAAGACCATTGCCCGGGCGGGGATTACCCGCGAAACCCCCAACCCCGCCGGCGGTGTCATCGAAAGGGATCCCGGGACCGGAGAACCCAGCGGCACCTTTCGTGAGACCGCCAGGGATCTCGTCCAGAACGTACTGCCGCCGTTTACGGTCGATCAACTCAAGGGCAGTATCCGCAATTTCATGCAGGAAGCCGCCAGGGTCGGCATCACGAGCGTGCACGACCCCCTGTTGATTCTGCCTGAGGCCGCCGGCCAGTTGAACGGATTCGGCGCCGTGCGCAACAACATCCAGGCCTACGCGGAGTTGGCGCGTGACGGAGAACTGACCTTGCGGGTCCGGGGAACGGTGCTGACCGACCCCACCCTCGACGCCGGCCAGGTGCGGGCCATCACGTCCGCCTGCAACCGGAATGCCGACCCCCTGTTTCAGGTTGCCGGGATCAAGGTGTTTGTCGACGGGGTGGTGGAAGGCGGAACCGCCTATCTTCTGGAACCCTATGCGCATATGCCGGAGTCCCGCGGCGAGCCCCTGTGGACGCAGGAAGGCCTGAATCTTTTGTTTGAGGAAGCGGATCGCGACAGGCTGCAAATTCATATCCACGCCATCGGAGACGCGGCTATCCGCATGTCTCTGGATGCACTGGAATATGCGCGTAAAAAAAACGGGAGCCTCCATTCCCGGCACCTGATCACACACCTTCAACTTCTGGATCGGGCCGACATTGCCCGCATGGCGGCCCTGAAGGTGATCGGCGTTCCCCAGCCTTTCTGGCATGTCAAGGGAAGCTATTTTTACGACCTGGAAGTCGCCTATCTGGGTGAGGGCCGCGCCCTGAGGGAATACCCCATGAAGAGCCTGTCCGATGCCGGCATTCTTTTAGCCGGCGCCAGCGACTATCCCGTGCAAGTGCCCAGCCCGCCGCTGCTGGGCATCGCCCTGGGGGTGACACGGTGTGAGCCCGGGGAAACCGACCCCGAGGAAATCCTGGGTCCGGAGGAACGCATGAGCGTCGAGGAGATGATCGCCTGCTTCACCATCAACGGTGCCCGTGCCAACTTCATGGAAAACGAGACCGGTTCCATCGAAGTCGGCAAAAAGGCCGATATGGTTGTGCTGGAAAACAACCTGTTCGATATTCCAGCTGGCACCATCCCTGAGACCAGGGTGCTGATGACGGTTTTTGAAGGCCGGACCGTGCACCGCGCTGCCTCGATATAA
- a CDS encoding putrescine aminotransferase, whose amino-acid sequence MTAYKNEVIKEATRILDYILKEELAEEEKDRITADSIENFNEHVNPGWLEYRKSVSTDAAFVEWTDSQETFMDTHGNEFIDCLGGFGVYTAGHRNPEILKAVQAQLSRYALHSQELVDPLRGYLAKLVAMCTPGDLQYAFFCNGGAEAVEMALKLARLASGKHYYISTVNGFHGKSLGAVSATGKGTYRKPYMPIIQGVQHVEFGNADAAEAAIKNLIAVGETVAGMIVEPIQGEAGIVLPPEGYLKRLREICDQYGVFLIFDEIQTGMGRTGTLWACEGYDVVPDIMTFGKAFGGGIMPITGIIARPHLWTDELKENPWILGSPTFGGNPLACAAAIAAIKFTVENDLPAQIKEKGDYFMEKLVALQKKHAILVDVRGKGFLIGLEYPTPEMGWAVSKGLFKRGVMTGGTLNNAKVNRIEPPGILSYETIDTIIEKLDETLAEVTEAFK is encoded by the coding sequence ATGACCGCATATAAAAACGAGGTTATAAAAGAAGCGACCAGAATTTTGGATTACATTCTCAAGGAGGAATTGGCGGAAGAAGAAAAGGACCGCATCACTGCCGACTCCATCGAGAACTTCAACGAGCACGTCAACCCGGGTTGGCTGGAATACCGCAAGTCCGTTTCCACGGATGCCGCCTTCGTGGAATGGACGGATTCCCAGGAAACCTTTATGGACACCCATGGAAACGAATTTATCGACTGCCTGGGCGGCTTCGGCGTCTATACCGCCGGACACCGCAATCCTGAAATCCTCAAGGCGGTTCAGGCACAGCTCAGCCGCTACGCCCTGCACAGCCAGGAACTTGTCGATCCGTTACGGGGATATCTGGCCAAGCTTGTCGCCATGTGCACACCGGGAGACCTGCAATACGCCTTTTTCTGCAACGGCGGGGCCGAAGCCGTGGAAATGGCCCTGAAACTGGCACGGCTGGCATCCGGCAAGCACTACTACATTTCCACGGTCAACGGTTTCCACGGCAAATCACTGGGGGCCGTCTCCGCCACCGGGAAGGGCACCTACCGGAAACCGTATATGCCCATCATCCAGGGGGTTCAGCATGTGGAATTCGGCAATGCCGATGCGGCTGAAGCGGCCATCAAGAATCTGATTGCCGTCGGGGAAACCGTGGCCGGTATGATCGTCGAGCCGATTCAGGGTGAGGCCGGCATTGTCCTGCCGCCGGAGGGTTATCTTAAACGGCTCCGGGAAATCTGCGACCAGTACGGCGTGTTTCTGATATTCGACGAGATTCAGACCGGTATGGGGCGCACCGGCACCCTGTGGGCCTGTGAGGGCTATGACGTGGTGCCGGACATCATGACCTTCGGCAAGGCCTTCGGGGGTGGGATCATGCCCATTACCGGCATCATAGCCCGCCCGCACCTGTGGACGGATGAGCTCAAGGAAAACCCCTGGATACTGGGGTCGCCCACATTCGGCGGGAACCCCCTGGCCTGTGCCGCAGCTATTGCCGCCATTAAATTTACGGTTGAAAACGACCTTCCCGCACAGATCAAGGAAAAGGGCGACTATTTCATGGAAAAACTTGTCGCTCTGCAGAAAAAGCACGCCATTCTGGTGGATGTCCGCGGCAAGGGCTTTCTGATCGGCCTCGAATACCCGACCCCGGAGATGGGTTGGGCCGTTTCCAAGGGGCTGTTCAAGAGGGGCGTAATGACCGGCGGAACCCTGAACAACGCCAAGGTCAATCGCATCGAACCCCCCGGAATCTTGAGCTACGAAACCATCGATACGATCATCGAAAAACTGGATGAAACCCTGGCTGAGGTGACCGAAGCATTCAAATAA